ATCATAGAGTTGAGGACGTTTGGGCATGGTTGGAGTGGGAACGTTCCGAAGGAAGTATATGTAAGTGGTGAGAGCTGCCCGGGCAGGCAGAGCTGTGTGCACATGCACAGGGCTCACTCGGTGCAGCAGTCAGAGCCTCCATATGAGCGAAGAAGTCTGGTAACTCGGATGGAGCAAAGGGAGGCAGGAAAGTGAATGCTTCAAGCGACAGTCGTTGCGAAACCACACCTGCGTCAGTTCCGGCCTCAGGGTCGGGTAAGCAAGCGGGAGACAGCCTGTGGCAAGATCACAAGGCTCAACGCGGCGTCTGGAGCGAGAAGATGCTAAGGACCCTCGCAAGAGGGGTAAAAGGCGGCAAATGGTTCAGTCTGATAGACAAAGTTTACTCAGACCGCACTTTGTCGCTGGCTTGGGAAAAGGTGAAGTCCAACGCAGGGGCCTGTGGCGTGGACGGCATCACGATAGCACGTTTTGACAAAGACAGCCAAACTCGGTTGCTCGCCGTGAAAGAGCGCCTCAAAAACGGCAGCTATCAACCCAAGCCCGTGAAACGGGTTCATATCCCCAAAGCTGGCAGCAAGCAAACGCGCCCCTTGGGCATCCCGACGGTCACCGGCCGCGTGGTGCAACAAGCGTTGCGTATGCTAATCGAACCAATCTTCGAGCATCGCTTTGCCGATCACAGCTATGGGTTCCGACCCGAACGCAGTTGCCGCGACGCGCTTAGGCGCGTGGACGGACAACTTGCCGAAGGCTACACACACATCGTAGATATCGACATCCAAGGCTACTTTGACGCCATTGACCAGACGCGGCTCATGCAGCTGCTGGAAAATGACGTCTCAGATGGCCGTGTGTTAACGATTATCGAACGCTTCCTCAAGGCGGGCGTGTTGGAGAACGGAGAATGGGATCCTAGTGACACTGGCACGCCACAAGGCGGGGTCATCAGTCCACTGCTGTCCAACCTCTATCTCGATGAACTCGACCACCTGATGGAATCGACCGGCTATGCGATGACTCGCTATGCCGACGACATGGTGATCCTCTGCCAAAGCGCAGCCGAAGCGGAGATAGCACTCCAGCGCGTGCGCCACTGGATGGAGCAAGTCAAACTGACGCTGCATCCTGAGAA
The Opitutales bacterium DNA segment above includes these coding regions:
- the ltrA gene encoding group II intron reverse transcriptase/maturase, which gives rise to MLRTLARGVKGGKWFSLIDKVYSDRTLSLAWEKVKSNAGACGVDGITIARFDKDSQTRLLAVKERLKNGSYQPKPVKRVHIPKAGSKQTRPLGIPTVTGRVVQQALRMLIEPIFEHRFADHSYGFRPERSCRDALRRVDGQLAEGYTHIVDIDIQGYFDAIDQTRLMQLLENDVSDGRVLTIIERFLKAGVLENGEWDPSDTGTPQGGVISPLLSNLYLDELDHLMESTGYAMTRYADDMVILCQSAAEAEIALQRVRHWMEQVKLTLHPEKTRIVDMQETEAYFDFLGYRFKRSRRGRIIRLARPKSEAKLRDAVREHTRRCNGYGMTTIISLLNPKLKGWFGYFKHAYWSQHRDLDQWIRMRLRSIYRKQHRKRGCGRGTDHQRWPNRHFTELGLFSLQTAHSEAASLRNGVKH